Proteins from a single region of Gambusia affinis linkage group LG12, SWU_Gaff_1.0, whole genome shotgun sequence:
- the LOC122840981 gene encoding spindlin-1-like — translation MSKKRGRKRSSGELSESSASTSSPDPDNLLGRRIQHTWREKGNVTKWKGTVLERLTVNNSLYMVKYDGFDCIYGIELFKDNRVSNLQVLAEKVVNNKIKVPPGAEELVGRAVEHLFEKEDGEKNEWRGMVLSRAPIMTHWYYITYEKDPVLYMYQLWDDYKDGDLRVLPESENKHLLPADRKPGEEPESLVGKQVEYVTDNGLKRTGLVIYQVPAKPTVYYIKYDDDVHIHVYDLVKTT, via the exons ATGTCAAAGAAACGTGGCAG GAAGCGTAGCAGTGGAGAGCTGAGTGAAAGCTCAGCGTCGACCTCGAGCCCGGACCCGGATAACCTCTTGGGCCGCAGGATCCAGCACACTTGGAGGGAAAAGGGCAACGTGACCAAATGGAAAGGCACAGTCCTGGAGCGCCTCACTGTCAACAACTCCCTCTACATGGTCAAATACGATGGATTTGACTGCATTTACGGCATCGAGCTCTTCAAAGACAACCGGGTGTCCAACCTGCAGGTTTTGGCAGAGAAAGTCG TAAACAATAAGATCAAGGTGCCTCCTGGGGCCGAGGAGCTTGTGGGTCGAGCGGTGGAGCATCTGTTCGAGAAGGAGGACGGGGAGAAAAACGAGTGGCGGGGCATGGTTCTGTCCCGAGCCCCCATCATGACCCACTGGTATTACATCACCTACGAGAAGGACCCGGTGCTGTACATGTACCAGCTGTGGGACGACTACAAAGACGGAGATCTCCGTGTCCTGCCGGAGTCAG AGAACAAACACCTGCTGCCGGCAGACAGGAAGCCAGGTGAGGAGCCAGAGAGCCTTGTGGGTAAACAGGTGGAGTATGTGACAGATAACGGCCTGAAGAGAACGGGGCTGGTCATCTACCAGGTCCCGGCGAAGCCCACCGTTTATTACATCAAATACGACGACGACGTCCACATTCATGTCTACGACCTGGTGAAGACCACCTAA